The DNA region aaaattcaataatcatacTATAATCAAACCGAAGAATATCCAAATCGAACCgaaaattgtttgaaatttagaaaatatttcgGTAAAAGAATGAATCTAAACAGTATCTAGACGAAACGAAAacaatctacaaaaaaaaaaaaaaaaaaaaaaaaaaaaaaaaaaaaaaaaaaaaaaaaaaaaaaaaaaaaaaaaaaaaaaaaaaaaaaaaaaaaaaaaaaaaaaaaaaaaaaaaaaaaaaaaaaaaaaaaaaaaaaaaaaaaaaaaaaaaaaaaaaaaaaaaaaaaaaaaaaaaaaaaaaaaaaaaaaaaaaaaaaaaaaaaaaaaaaaaaaaaaaaaaaaaaaaaaaaaaaaaaaaaaaaaaaaaaaaaaaaaaaaaaaaaaaaaaaaaaaaaaaaaaaaaaaaaaaaaaaaaaaaaaaaaaaaaaaaaaaaaaaaagtgaaaacgtAAAGAAGAATTAGGAATGAGCATCTGTATAAGCAAGCAAGTCGCATAGGTTGcagaaaccaagaagaagaaaacttatTGGGTTTTGGAGTTGCGTAAGGAGTAAAACTACAGACACTCTTGTCTCATTGAAGTAATTGTAACATTATGGAAGAACGCAAAACatgtaaaattgttttttttaatatttttttatttttttgacaactaatatttattagttagttttattttctactatATCAAAATTTTCACAACTGTAAATCAGATCTCTATCTATAACTGTCTAGTTTTTAatacatagaaaacaaaaatcctttatttaaattttgtttcaaaaggtaaaacatcatttattaTCTGTATAAACACATATtccataattataaaatataaatatcagaTATTATTATGATAAGAAGATAATAAGAGAGAGTATACAAAAAGTCTATCAGTATTAGGTGGAGAAGAatccaaaaaatttcaaaagtaaGTAAGATTATCTTATCTTATTTGTTGTCAACCTTCTAAAAAGTATTTGACATATAGGAGAGAGTAGGAGGACACGAGTCGAGCTGCTAACTTTAATACAgtataaaagatatttttttttgcttttatatttatatttatttctttatctagttattattatttgactCTTATTAGTTACTATTATTATGCTGTTAACCCGATTCATTAAGCAAAAAAATATCTGTTATATtaggttttagttttgtttcgtATCAATATAGATCGAAAGATAACAGAAACTAATAATCGTATTCGTGGCTATAAAAATATCCCCCAAATAATTTGGTCCTCCTTCCTTTCATGCAaagcaaaacacaaatcaaaaactcttcttctctctttcttcttcccgaGCTTGGCTTCTCTTGTCTTGTTCTACTTTTTCATTTACACAGAGTGATTCTGCATGCTTCAGGTTTTCTGAATTTTCCATCtccttctctgttttattatttgttttataggGGTCTCTAAATTTGTGTCTCTTGTAACTAAAGATCCTATCTTTCTGACACAAATCAGTTTCATCATTTTGACTTTTGTCGATTTTAAATCCGCTATTAGGAACCAAGACTCTGTATTTTCTCgcaaacaaaagagagagaggttttgcaatatatattagtattccGTTTCTTATTTAGcttgtcaataaattttttgtaatcaatgagagcttttttaaaaatcctcgTGTAACTTACTCTGCGTTAGAtctaaaaacaattaattatttttttcctttttttttcttgttaaaaaaatttgcttAGCCGCTTCGCTTTCTCGGGTCCCAGGTGATTTTCGTCGTCTTCTTAGGTAGAGCTTCTTTTGTAACACAACCTGAGAGAAGCTCATCTCTCTTGCTTCTGCTGTTTTTATGCATTCAATTGCTTAGTGTGTAATATTAGTAGTTCTCTTTTTTGTAATGTTGGTTCTAAATGTGATTCCTTTTCTTGTGTATATTCAGACTGAGATAAGTCACATGCATGGTCTTTAAATAAATCAGTCTCTTGTTCTCTGTTCTTGAGAGAGAACACAAAGGCAGTTTGGAGTCTGGTGAGTTTTCTGATTCttgaaagattttaaaaatcccTGCCAAAAACTAGTCTTTTTAGGttgaatttggtttctttaattCTGTAGCTGATAGATAATGGAACATGGTTTGCCGTCTATGAAGTCGATCAAATCACTGAAGTCACTTGTTAAAAAAAGAACCAATTCTCAAGAAGTGGTACAATTAGCTTTGTTTCACTATTTGAATAACCTCAGATTATGTTCCGGATTCTAACTGTATAGCTTTGAATCCGGGTGTGTAAAACTGCAGAGTAAATCAGGGTGGAAAATGAAGCCCTTTATAGCTCTCATGTGTACAGCACTTTTGATCTTTTGGTATAAAACCACAAATATTCAGTTTGAACGAACTGAGGTAATAATAATGTTGGAACCAATTTCTATCTGTCTGATCTCTTTGGATGTTGccatttgattatttgattagTTAACTCTTTTCTTACTTCCACACTGTTGTTTCAGATAGAAGAAACTGATTATCCTTTTGACATGGCAACGGTAACGTTTTCGtcttgtactcttgatttgttACGTATTTACCTGTTTGATATGTAAAGTTCACTTGTTGGATGGTGTTCAGGAATCTGAAGGAattgacaataaattaaaaggctTGCCTCAGGGAATCATACAGCCTAGATCAGATCTTGAACTAAAGCCTCTTTGGTCTAGAAGTAGTCTGAGGTCAAAGGTTAGAGGCACCAAGAATCGCAGGATATGTAATAGAAGATCTCTGTAGCTAGAGGAGTTTctgatgttttgtttgtgattgttaaCACAGGGTGTCGAAATGACTAACCGTAACTTGTTGGCAATACCCGTAGGAATTAAGCAAAAGGGTAATGTTGACGCTCTTGTAAAGAAGGTATTTGGAATCTTTGCTTGAGTTGATCTTTATCCTAAGCATTGAAGAAACAGATACCTCTTAACAGAAAAGCTCTTGTGTCTCAGTTTCTTCCGGCGAATTTTACGATTGTTCTTTTCCATTATGATGGAAATATGGATAAATGGCGGGATCTAGCGTGGAGTTCAAAAGCCATTCATATAGTTGCACAAAACCAGACTAAATGGTAGTTATCTtcctcactctctcttctccatTGTTCTGCTTCCTCATTTAATGCATCCATCTCTGAAGAAGATTACATAGAAACAATGTTAATGTTCAACTGTGTAACATTCTTGATTTTAGGTGGTTTGCGAAACGATTTCTCCATCCGGATGTTGTATCGatttatgattatatttttctttgggACGAGGATCTTGGAGTAGAGAACTTCAATCCAGAGaggttaaatttgtttttcctaacCTACTCTATACTCTATAGTCCTTTTACTACAAGGAATCATGAGCGTCAGAAAACTAAGTGACACTATTTTTCTGCAGGTATTTGAAGATAGTTAAATCAGTGGGACTGGAGATATCTCAACCTGCTTTGGACCATAACTCGACTGAAATACACCATAAGATCACACTCCGTTCTAGAACAAAGAAATTTCACAGGTTAAAGATGTTCATTTAGGAGAGTGttggttctttttgttttcaatgcaTTTGGTACTTATTATTAACATGATGTTTAAAAAACGCAGGAGGGTTTACATCAACAGAGGCACTAAAAGGTGTTCTAATACTAGTGCAGATCCTCCTTGCACAGGGTAATGTTTTGGTTGGCCATGTAATAAATAATGTTGGCTATGTATACAGTAGATATTAATACATTttgctctgtttcctctgtttgtaGATTCGTTGAAGGAATGGCTCCGGTGTTTTCGAAAGCTGCTTGGTTTTGCACTTGGAATCTTATACAGGTAAGTTTCACCTGCGGTTGTTTATCTAGAAGTTAACTGACCAATTAGTAATTTTTCATTTGCGGACATTTtggcttttgatttttgtagaATGATTTGGTTCATGGATGGGGAATGGATATGAAACTTGGCTATTGCGCACAGGTAATCTTGTATTCTTCATAAACCACAAATTCTCATTCAGTATATGTGGTACTAATGATCTTTTTGCAATGAACAAACTAGTCCTTGTAGCTCTAAGAGCTCAGTTCTAGTTCTGAAATATGCATAGTTTGGCCTTTCTTATCATATTGCCTTTTAATTCATGATCCGGTTTGAATGCTGTAGGGAGACCGGACGAAAAACGTAGGGATTGTAGATAGCGAGTATATCTTTCACCAAGGCATTCAAACGTTAGGTGAAAGTGTTCATTCTGAGAAGAAGGTATAATCTTTAGACagtgaatatataaaaaagcacTTGTTTTGATCCGGAGATGACCAAACAATTTTCTAGTATAACCGTTGTTTTATAATATTGGCAGACCACAGCTCGTGATGTTGGCACCAAGGTAAGTCTTATCGACGCAAAAACATTCTCCATTTCCAATTCTTTTGGTCTATAATAACTAAAAGAGTGCTCGCTCACCTTTATGATATAATCTTTTGTGTccatattaatttaaagagacAAGGCCATACAACCTTTGATTCAAGAACCGAGGTGAGTTAATAGACGAACTCTcgatcaagttcttttttgtTATGTGTTCAATAAACAGGGAAAGCTTAGCATATTAGTGTTTGTGTCATTTGGTGAAACTGAGTAGATAAGGAGACAGTCAACGTGGGAGCTTCAAACGTTTAAAGAAAGATGGAACAGAGCGGTTGAGGAAGACAAGAACTGGATAGATCCGTCGGCATCAAGCTCGATGGCGACGAAAAGGAAGAGTAACGGTAATAACAGAAGATTAAGGCGTGGTGGTGGTAGTAGTCACCGAGCAAAGCATAAGAGAAGTCAAGAGAcatcaacaacacacaaataGCAAAAGAAGGATTTTTTATACACACATAGataatgttttcttcatctcattagtttaataatgttattaatttacTATTAGAAATTTCCTTAGTTAGGATATAAGATATAGCTTTCTTTGAATTGGTTCATATTGAGATATTATAAAAATCTCTCATGTCCATTTTAATCTTCATCACTCAATTAGttctaaatcaaataaaagtgtCACTTCTCCCTTAACAGAACCAATCATACAAATGAAAAGGTCTTTGAAGTTAAAAGAATAATTNaaaaaaaaaaaaaaaaaaaagtatttttactTAGGCAAAGTCAATTTCCAAGTGAGAGACTTGGTTGGACCagaaactatataaaatgaaGATGTGATGTAGACTCAAAAGCTCACTTTTTCAAACCTACAATTATACTACACTTCAATTTAAATATCTCTTTCCACTGCACTTTTTGAGTTCTCTATTTGTGAAACCTCCTCACATGGAAACGTTGACAAATTGTAGATAAGTACtagaattgaaattttaaaatttactggATTAATAAGAAAACCCAATTAAAAGCACTTGtttgactgaaaaaaaaataattaaatataaaatttaaaatgtctaTAGATTATAGTTAACCATTCCTTttatcaatttttctttttatttttaaaaaagaagataatattaacaaaaaaggaataatgagaaattacttaagtaaaataaaaaaattcaggaaggtgaaaactgaaaagctgtatgtatatatgatttgtaaatcttttttttttttttttttggacaaatatgatttgtaaatcttttcttcttcttttcttcgttACAAAGTTTCAGTGTTAATAAGAGAtctgaaattgattttttttttacttcacaAGTTTGTGATCTTTGTGATATCACTCGAGAGATAAGTTTGTTGGTAACCATGGCTGGTCGCTACGATCGGAACCCTTTTGACGAACAAGATGAAGTCAATCCTTTTGCTGTAAGCCCTCATCCTTTTCTCCGATTTAATCAAATTCGATGGCTTCGTTCGCTCTGAGTTATCGAATTGTTCGCGTAGTCGAATTCTTTCTTAGGGTTTATCTTTTGGGGTTTTTTCCcctagtgtgtgtgtgtgtgtgtatgtttgCTTCACTTGGGGCTATCTATGTCTCTTGATTTATCCGCTCTTTTGTTTGATAAATCTCGACAATGTAATCcaaatttcttgaaatttttctaatttctgAAACTATGGATTCTGTTATGGCAactcttttgttgttttctctttgatTCTGAAAATCGTGTTGGTGTGTATGGTCATTGTTTGTTCTACATTCGTTTAGAATCCTGGGAGTGTTCCTGCTGCTTCGAATTCCAAACTATCACCTTTGCCTCCGGAACCTGCTGGTTTTGGTTATGGTCGTACCGTTGACATTCCTCTTGACAGACCGGGCTCTGGTACACAGGTTTGATTGACTATAGACTTgacattgttctttttttttttttgtgattttagtgGATATGAGAATTAGTTTGAAtgatttttccttctttcattGTTGGTGGTGGGTATAcaggatttgaagaagaaagaaaaggagctCCAAGCCAAAGAAGCTGAGCTTAGACGACGAGAACAGGTGAAAACTTTAACTCAAGCTTCACCCTTTATAGAGTTCCTGATGATATTTCGTTTTGTAAAAGTGGcatcttttaaaacttttttttgaaggTGTTTTGtgtatcttttgttttcagttgaTGATTTCTTTTGCTTCTGTGTAGGATGTGAAGCGGAAAGAGGATGCTGCTGCACGAGGTACTTATCTTTTAATAGTTTAGGCGAACATTTACCTTTTTTCTCCACCTGTTGCAGTACTGTTACTTGAAGGATTTGAATGCAGTGTTAAATTTAACCTATGATATGTGTCTCTGTTGGTTGGATTCATAGTTTTACTTGCCTATATATAGCTATATGATTTTGCCCTTATATTACCTCTCTTTGTAGCTGGAATTGTTATCGAGGCGAAGAACTGGCCACCCTTCTTCCCACTTATCCATCATGACATTGCAAATGAAATTCCGGTTCGTCTACAAAGGCTACAGTATATTGCATTTGCAACATATTTGGGTACGTATATATAGTCTTACTTGGAGAGTGAGGACTTTGCCCAAACGCTCTTAATTTCACTTCACTTATATGGgttaaataagaaaattgtaAGATAATAATGTTTTACTCGGGTGTGTCCATGTCCAACAGGGTTGGTTCTTGCACTTTTCTGGAATATCATCGCCGTTACTACAGCTTGGATCAAAGGAGAAGGTCTCTTCGTGTTCTCTTTCACATGTCAAATAGTCCTTGTTTGCAAGCCAGCTCCTCAGTTAAATGGGCCTTTTCTGCATATTTTACAGCTTTGggttttgctatattttttcaGGAGTAACAATTTGGCTTCTCGCTGTTATTTACTTCATATCGGGTGTCCCAGGAGGCTATGTGTTATGGTATCGGCCTCTCTACCGTGCCTTCAGGTTCTTATTTTTCCATCCCTAGCCCCACTAATTTTGTGTATAAATGGAGGAAAGTGTTCATAGTATATATACTTTCCCACATTCTCTTACTCAATGTTTCCTTTGTTTTGAATCCCTGCAGAAGTGATAGTGCATTCAGCTTTGGATGGTTTTTCTTGTTCTACATGGTGAGTCCCTAGTTTATTGCTGATTTTAGTGACAGATCATCTGCATAGTTCTTAACAGACTTAAGTAATACTTGCTTTCTGGACACAGCTCCACATACTTTTCTGCGTCTTTGCTGCAGTTGCTCCTCCTATTGTCTTCAAAGGAAAATCACTTGCGTAAGTTTCCTCAAAGCTTTAAAAGACATCTAAGGTTAACACAGTTAATAGTTAATGGGATCAAGTGTCTAATGATCTTCAAATTTACAGGGGCATACTACCTGCTATAGATGTGCTGAGCGCTCAAGCACTGGNTTGGCTTCTCGCCGTTATTTACTTCATATCGGGTGTCCCAGGAGGCTATGTGTTATGGTATCGGCCTCTCTACCGTGCCTTcaggttcttttttttccatCCCTAGCCCCACTAATTTTGTGTATAAATGGAGGAAAGTGTtcattgtatatatacttttccaCATTCTCTTACTCAATGTTTCCTTTGTTTTGAATCCCTGCAGAAATGATAGTGCATTCAGCTTTGGATGGTTTTTCTTGTTCTACATGGTGAGTCCCTAGTTTATTGCTGATTTGAGTGACAGATCATCTGCATAGTTCTTAACAGACTTAAGTAATACTTGCTTTCTGGACACAGCTCCACATACTTTTCTGCGTCTTTGCTGCAGTTGCTCCTCCTATTGTCTTCAAAGGAAAATCACTTGCGTAAGTTTCCTCAAAGCTTTAAAAGACATCTAAGGTTAACACAGTTAATAGTTAATGGGATCAAGTGTCTAATGATCTTCAAATTTACAGGGGCATACTACCTGCTATAGATGTGCTGAGCGCTCAAGCACTGGTCGGGGTAAGCCCATTTCATCCCTTGATCTTTCGGCTGCAACCCTAAATCTTGTCTGAATGTAGAGGCTCCTGATCATACAATCACTCATCTATGTTCTCTGCTTTTCATTTTTAACAGATCTTCTACTTCATCGGGTTTGGGTTATTCTGCCTTGAATCAGTGGTCAGCATCTGGGTCATTCAGGTCTCTTTCCCAATCTCTAAACTGATAAGACTCAATCTCTAGATCAATATAGTTTCCAAGgtaaaaaaactcttttaacATTTGAATTGGCCATTTGGTTTCTGCAGCAAGTATACATGTACTTCAGAGGAAGCGGGAAAGCGGATGAGTTGAGACGGGATGCTGCAAGAGGAGCCATGAGAGCTGCCATATGATGCAAATCTAATTGAAATCATCTCTTCTGAAGCATTGNNNNNNNNNNNNNNNNNNNNNNNNNNNNNNNNNNNNNNNNNNNNNNNNNNNNNNNNNNNNNNNNNNNNNNNNNNNNNNNNNNNNNNNNNNNNNNNNNNNNNNNNNNNNNNNNNNNNNNNNNNNNNNNNNNNNNNNNNNNNNNNNNNNNNNNNNNNNNNNNNNNNNNNNNNNNNNNNNNNNNNNNNNNNNNNNNNNNNNNNNNNNNNNNNNNNNNNNNNNNNNNNNNNNNNNNNNNNNNNNNNNNNNNNNNNNNNNNNNNNNNNNNNNNNNNNNNNNNNNNNNNNNNNNNNNNNNNNNNNNNNNNNNNNNNNNNNNNNNNNNNNNNNNNNNNNNNNNNNNNNNNNNNNNNNNNNNNNNNNNNNNNNNNNNNNNNNNNNNNNNNNNNNNNNNNNNNNNNNNNNNNNNNNNNNNNNNNNNNNNNNNNNNNNNNNNNNNNNNNNNNNNNNNNNNNNNNNNNNNNNNNNNNNNNNNNNNNNNNNNNNNNNNNNNNNNNNNNNNNNNNNNNNNNNNNNNNNNNNNNNNNNNNNNNNNNNNNNNNNNNNNNNNNNNNNNNNNNNNNNNNNNNNNNNNNNNNNNNNNNNNNNNNNNNNNNNNNNNNNNNNNNNNNNNNNNNNNNNNNNNNNNNNNNNNNNNNNN from Camelina sativa cultivar DH55 chromosome 3, Cs, whole genome shotgun sequence includes:
- the LOC104769846 gene encoding uncharacterized protein LOC104769846 isoform X1, encoding MEHGLPSMKSIKSLKSLVKKRTNSQEVSKSGWKMKPFIALMCTALLIFWYKTTNIQFERTEIEETDYPFDMATESEGIDNKLKGLPQGIIQPRSDLELKPLWSRSSLRSKGVEMTNRNLLAIPVGIKQKGNVDALVKKFLPANFTIVLFHYDGNMDKWRDLAWSSKAIHIVAQNQTKWWFAKRFLHPDVVSIYDYIFLWDEDLGVENFNPERYLKIVKSVGLEISQPALDHNSTEIHHKITLRSRTKKFHRRVYINRGTKRCSNTSADPPCTGFVEGMAPVFSKAAWFCTWNLIQNDLVHGWGMDMKLGYCAQGDRTKNVGIVDSEYIFHQGIQTLGESVHSEKKTTARDVGTKRQGHTTFDSRTEIRRQSTWELQTFKERWNRAVEEDKNWIDPSASSSMATKRKSNGNNRRLRRGGGSSHRAKHKRSQETSTTHK
- the LOC104769846 gene encoding uncharacterized protein LOC104769846 isoform X2, translating into MKPFIALMCTALLIFWYKTTNIQFERTEIEETDYPFDMATESEGIDNKLKGLPQGIIQPRSDLELKPLWSRSSLRSKGVEMTNRNLLAIPVGIKQKGNVDALVKKFLPANFTIVLFHYDGNMDKWRDLAWSSKAIHIVAQNQTKWWFAKRFLHPDVVSIYDYIFLWDEDLGVENFNPERYLKIVKSVGLEISQPALDHNSTEIHHKITLRSRTKKFHRRVYINRGTKRCSNTSADPPCTGFVEGMAPVFSKAAWFCTWNLIQNDLVHGWGMDMKLGYCAQGDRTKNVGIVDSEYIFHQGIQTLGESVHSEKKTTARDVGTKRQGHTTFDSRTEIRRQSTWELQTFKERWNRAVEEDKNWIDPSASSSMATKRKSNGNNRRLRRGGGSSHRAKHKRSQETSTTHK
- the LOC104769869 gene encoding secretory carrier-associated membrane protein 5, which encodes MAGRYDRNPFDEQDEVNPFANPGSVPAASNSKLSPLPPEPAGFGYGRTVDIPLDRPGSGTQDLKKKEKELQAKEAELRRREQDVKRKEDAAARAGIVIEAKNWPPFFPLIHHDIANEIPVRLQRLQYIAFATYLGLVLALFWNIIAVTTAWIKGEGVTIWLLAVIYFISGVPGGYVLWYRPLYRAFRSDSAFSFGWFFLFYMLHILFCVFAAVAPPIVFKGKSLAGILPAIDVLSAQALVGIFYFIGFGLFCLESVVSIWVIQQVYMYFRGSGKADELRRDAARGAMRAAI